CTTTATCTTTTCCTTGGTCCAGGGGTTCTTTGTCTTGTAGACGACAAGACCTTTTTTCGGCGCGTACACCATGCACCGTGAGATATTGGTAGTGAGCGTCCCGCGGTCGTATTCGAGCCGTCTGAGCGTATCGATCTTCGTGCGCATGACGCGGTCATTGTTAAGTACCGCCATCTTTATCTTCGATTTCGTATCGTAGAGGTCGCGTTCCGCCTTGAGCTTGTCGAGCTTTCCCTTCTCCTGGTCGACGCGCGGCGCGAACTTGAGCGCCTCCTGGCTGAACTCCTGTATCTTCATCGCGGTCTCACGGTCGCTCAACGAGTTCGAGAGCGACATGATGGTCTCGTTCCACGTTGCCACGGTATTATCGATGTCGTATTTCGCATTGTTTATCTTGTCCTCGGTGGACGTGAGCTGATCGGCAAGGGTCCCTGAATCGAACTGCGCGATCTTGTCGCCCTCGTTCACGAACGCGCCTTCGGTGATGAGATAGATGAGCGTGGACGATCCCTGGAAATTCGGCGCGAGCACGTCGACGGAATTGATCGCATCGAGGAAACCGGTGGCCGTCAGCGATTCGGTGAAATCGCCCTCAATGACCGTGCTTACGAGGAGGAGGTTCTCTTTCTTCTTCGAGCAGCCTGCGATGAGGCAGAGGATAGTGCCGATGATCAGTATCGTCCGTGCCATCTGTTACGCCCTTACCCGTTTCGGCTTGCCTTCGGATAGTCTTCCGTCGGAAATGAACACCTGGCGTTTGCAGTGCGCCGCAATGTCCGCCTCATGGGTCACTATGATTATCGTACATCCTTCCTTATGAAGTGAGTCGAATATCTTCATTATTTCCCGCGATGTGGTGCTGTCGAGGTTCCCCGTCGGTTCGTCGGCGAGGATGAGCGAGGGGGAGGTGACCAGTGCGCGGGCGATGGCCACACGCTGCCGCTGGCCGCCGGAGAGCTCATTGGGTTTGTGATGGATGCGCTCCGAAAGCCCGACCTTCTCTATCATCGCGAGCACGCGCTCACGCCCCGGTGCGGCCGTACGGTGCGAATAGGTGAGCGGGAGCGATACGTTGAAATAGACGTTCTTTCTCATGAAGAGATTGAACGTCTGGAACACGAAGCCTATTTCGCGGTTGCGTATGTCGCTCAGCTGATCGTCGCTCAACGATTCGACGTTCACATTGTTGAGGATATATGTCCCGCTCGTCGACTGATCGAGGCAGCCGAGTATGTTCATGAGCGTCGATTTCCCCGAACCGGAATGGCCCCGAATGGCGACATATTCGCCTTTATAGATGGAAAGGTTTATCTCGCGCAGCGCATGGATGAGCGAATCCCCCACCTGATACGTCTTGGAAAGCCTGGAAAGATGGATGAGCGGCTTCATATGCTACCGGTTCGTCGCCGGCGCGGCGGCACGCACCATCCAGAATTTATTCTCGAGATAGCTTATCGCCTTGAGGTACGCCGCCTTCTGCGTAAGGAGCGCCAGTTCGTTCTCATAGTAATCGTCCTCGGTCTTGATGAGCGTGTCCGCAGAGATGAGCCCGAGCGTGAAGCGCTCCTCGTCGATGGCGAGCGATTTCTTCGCAATGGCGAAGCTTTCCTCGTTTATCTCGATGTTCCTGCGTATGTTGGAAAGATTATCGATGTTCTTGTCTATCATCGACTGCACGGTCTTCCGCCGTTCCGATGCGAGCAGCATTGAATTCGATACCGCAAGCGCGGAGCTCTCGACCGCGATGCCCCGCTGGAAGCGCTCGAAAATGGCCGTTGAAAGACTGAACGTGACGCCGATGTCGTAATTCGCGTGATAATCGCGCGCGGCCGTGAGCGACACGCTGCCGTTGGGGTCGTACGCGTTCAGCGCTTTTTCAAGCGCGAGTTTCTCTTTCCATACGGCTATATCGTAGGAAAGGAGCGTTACGTCGTTGGAGATCGAACGTGTGATGGAGCGTTCCTTCTCATACTCGATGAGCGTGAAGGGGAGCGAGAGGTCGATGGCGAAGTCGAGATTGGTGTTCCCCATGAGGAGGGCCATCGACGACTTGAGCGTGCGATGCGCCTGCTGCTGCCCCTCGAACGCGGCGAGGCTCTTCTTGTAGTTCTGCGTGAGCCTGAGATACGTTATCTCGTTGATGAGCCCGGCCTTGTACTTGTTGCCCGTATCGATGAGGTTGGTGGCGCTCCGCGTGAGCCGCCGCCGCGTGCTCGAGAGCGATATCTCGCTCGTAACGAGGTCGTAGTACGCCGATTCCGTGCTGTAGATGAGATCGCGCTCGTTCTGGACGAACGATCGGAGCGAGTACTGATAGTCCTTCTGTGCGGCGTCGACGGCATACCCGTCGTCATTCCTTTTCAGGAAGGGCTGCGTCACGGTGACGCGGCCGGAGAAACCGTTGGATACGGACGGGAGCCCCGAGAATTTATAGCTCGCCTCAACGCGGATGAGCATGTCCCAGGGGAGCTTTTCCTCGAGGGCGAGCGTACCCACGAGATAATAATTGGTCCCGAGCACATACGAATTGTCCGTCGAGGAATAGTTCCCGTCGAGCGACAGGGGCGATGTTACCGAGAGGCGAATGTCGGGAAGGAAGAACTTGTTGACCGCGGACTGATATTTATTCCTGTTGATGATGAGCCCATTGCTCGCGATTATCGCATCGGCATTGCGCAGAAGGACGATCTTTTCGACCTCCGGCAGCGCGAAGAACTGCTTTTCCGCGGCGATGACGGCAGCCGATACGCAGATGAAAAGCGCACAAACCCGTGCACAAAACGGTGATACCATAGATGGGAGAGAGTATAGTAAGATTTTGAACTATTGTCAAATCAGTGCATGCCGTAGCGCGCTTTCACCGCCGGGGCATACTCGTACGCGGTCGGTATGGCATCCTTCCCTCGATCCGCATTGACCAGAAGCGCACGCTCGTAGCTCACGTTCATTTCACGCACAAGCGGGCGGGCCGCTGCATAGCGGTACTTCACCCACTGCTCCGTGTTCTTTGCCGTGTCGGCGGAAAGGAACCCCTTGACGCGAAGCATGCTTGCAAGCTTCTCATCGGTATGAAGCGAACGCCGCCAATTCTTGTTCATCGTGATGTAATCCTGGTACCCGCGCGAGAGATAGAACGGCACGAAATCCGCACAAAACTTCTCATACGATATCTGACCGACCCAGAAAAGCGCGTATATCTGCTGCCACTTGATGGTCGATTCCCCGCCGATCTGGAAATTCATCGCGGGCACGACGCCGTCCGCATGCGGGTGAAATCCCTTGAGCAATCCGACATCCGGTATCCCCCCGACGATGTTCGGGTTCCATCCGATGATGCCGTTGAGCTTGATGTTGTTCTCTTTTGCCGCCATGAACAGAAGGAAGTCGATGGCCACGCGCTGACGTTCCGGGTTCCCCTCGGGTGTCGCGCAGGCGAAGCGGAAGCTCGATACGGGGTCCTCATACGCCGGACCCTCGAAATAGCGATAGAGCTCGGGGCTGTCCGGACCGGGATACGGGAAATCCATGACGCCGACCTCAAAGCCATTATCGGACGCCTGCCGCTCGAGCATACCGGCGTCCCATGTCCCTGTCGGGATGAAAAGCGAGCGCTGCTGGACGAAGAACATGACCGCATCGTCGCGATTGAGCCCTGAGAAGCCGGGGATGGAAAATCGGCAGTAGTTGGAAACGATATCGAACTTTGCGCGGTAGGGCCCGTAGTCCATGTCGATCTTCTTCCCTTTCATGCCCGCGTATTGCTCGACGACCGACACCGTGCAGTCATGATCGAAATCGATGAGGTTGCGGGCTTTTGTGGTGATAACGTTGAAGAGATTCGCCTCGATCTGGTTCATATGGTAGCGCGAATTGGCTATCGGCGTGAGCGAGGTGAGCCCCCGCTCGATGGCGCTGACGGCGTCCGCGTGTTCGCGCATCTTTACCGAGAGTTTCATCCGATCAGCCGACCCGTCGGCAAGAGCATCCATTTCCTTCCCGAGCGTACGCATGGCGTTACTGTGCCCGGTGATCGCGCGCTTGGCCTTGGTGTCGAAGAATTTATACTGTTCGACCTTGCCGCATACGTCGATGAACTCCCTGAACGTCGCGGGCGGAACATCCGATCCGGTATATCGCTTCAGCATGGTCTTATTGTAGAACATACGGACTATATGGAGGGTGAGCCCTATCGCCATGTATTCCTGCATTTCGGGGATATAACAATTGCGCAGCCCGTCCTTCATCGTATCACGCAGCGAGACGTCCCTGAATTCATTATTGCGATTGTACGGATTGGGCGCCATGACATATTCGGTCATCGGCGTGAAGTATCGCATATAGTATGAGACGAGGAGCGGGTAGGCCACCATGCCGTCGCGCATGAGGTCGGCAGGCGTGCCGCCGACCATCTGCGTGGTGAACCACTGGCCGTAGGTGGCCTCGGGTATGGCCTCCTGCACGACACGAACGTTCGGATATAATTTGTGATATTCAGCCGCCATGAAATTGAGCCCGTCGCGCGCCCCCGGCTCAAGGCTCCAGTGCGCAATGCGTATGGTCATCTGCTTGGAACCTGCCCCGCGCGGGACCTTTAATCGCATCCCGGGGGTAAGCGCCGCCTTCTCATCAACATCAGGATAATTCAGATCAACGATCCTTTCCGCGGTGGTCTTATACGCTGCGGCGATGGATGCGACAGTATCGCCTTTCGTCACCGTATATACATCCTCGGACGGCTCGCTGTTGTTGAGGTACACGACGAATGCCGAGATGATGAACGCCGCCCCTATCGCAAGCAATCCGATGTAGCTTTTTATGAATGCTGTGATCTTGTTCATGCGTAGCTGCTCCTTCTCTGGACTTCTATCGCTCACCGCTCTGAGAGATGCCGTATCCCGTTACAATCCGTTCAGCTCACATACGGCGTCCTTCTCCATGACGACGATAGTGCCGATCTTCGTCCCGCTCTCACGGTTCTGTATCTTAAGTATATGCGTCCCTTTCGTCAACCGATACGTCGTCCTCGCCTCGGGTACGGTCTTGTCGTTCACGCGGCTGCGGACGAAGTCCCACGCCCATTCGCCCTTCTTAAGCACATCGGAGACCGATATCTCCCCTCCGTCCACCGATGCATAGAACGTATCCTCTTCCCCCCGCGCCGAGAATGCGCGTACGCGGATCACATACTCGCCGTCCTCGCTTACCGTGAACCGGCATTGCGCGAAGCCGGCGTCACGAGCCTTAGCGGCCGGCGTCTCAATGCATGCGGTCGGGAACGATGGGTCGCGATTGACCGTCATGGGGGCTACGATCTTCATGCGCGTCGGATCGATGACGACCACACCGCGGCTTCGTTCGGTGAAAAGCGGAAGCTCGGCGAGAACGTCTTCCGCCGAACGCACGGCGAGGGGCGTTACCCCTGCCGGAATACGGTTATCGGTAAGTGTGACCATTGCTGCGGACGCCCCATCACCTTCGACCGTGACGAATGTCTTTACCCCGGGCGGCGCACTGCACCCGCGCACGGTTATCTCGCGTGAATCGATCGCCCATATGAATGGATGTTCCCCCGTCGATGATCGCGCTGCGGCACGCTCTATCGTCGACGCCCGCACGTCATCGAGAATGATCGCCGGGCGCGCATCCGCCTCGAGATATGAGAGATACATATCGCTTACGGAAATTCCTTTCGCATGACGGATATAAAGCCCGTATGCGGGGAGCTGCCCGAACATCTGTGCTTCCGGATACTTGGCGACGCACTCCTTGTCAGGCACATCCCGGCGCACGCTGCCCGTACCCTCGCCGCCCTCATATTCAAGCGTGATCCCGGAAAGCGATATGCCGTTCCCGACGGAATATCCCGGTATCCCCGTTATCGACGAGGTGAACATCGAACGCTTTGCGGTAATATTCTTCATGACGACGTTCTCTATCTTCCCCGGGACTTTCGGCGCGACCTGGTCCCTGCCCCGGTGGCCGAGGCGGATGAATATCGGCGCTTTCATGTTCGACATGGTGATGTTCGACACAAAGATGCCGGAGAGATGCGAGCCGTCAACCGATTCTATCGCCACCCCGGCGAGCGTGCGGTCGAGGGCGATATCCGTATCGCTGTAGAGATGGATATCCCGGAACACGATGTTCTCAAAACTGTCATGCGTTTCCGTGCCTATCTTAAGCCCGTTACATGCGCTCCAGATGCGGCAGCGCTCGGCGAGTATGTTCCGTGACGGATGATCATGCCCGGGTTCGGTGCTCTTGAGCACGATGCCGTCGTCCCCCGTGATGATATCGCAGCCGCGTATCGTAACATCCACGCAGGAGTTCACGTCAAAGCCGTCGGTGTTCGGCCCGTAGAGGAAATTCCGTATCGTCACGTTCTCGGCGAGCACGTTCATGCAGCGCTGCATATGCACCGTCCACGACGCGCTGTTCGTGAGCGTAATGTTGCGTATGATGATGTTCGTCGAGCGCAGGAGATGAATGAACGACGGGCGTTTCTGCGCGGTGTAATTGAACTGCGCCGTTCCATGCCAGGGCTCGCCGACGTACTCCTTGTCCTTTTTCACCCAGAAGCTGTCCCCCTGCCCATCGATGGTGCCGCCGCCCTCGATCGTGATATCGGATGCGCCGTTCGCCTGTAGTAATCTTCCGGTAGAGTAGTCCTGTATGTTCTTACTGCCGAGTAGAGTCGCTTCGGGTGTGACGAGAAGCGTTACTTTGCTTTTCAGCACAATGGAACCGGACAGATACACGCCTTTCGGGAACACCACCTTTCCGCCGCCGCCATCGGCACAGGCATCGATCGTTCTCTGAATGGCGGCAGTGTCGAGCGAGACCGCGTCGCCGACGGCCCCAAATGACGTGACGTCGTATTGTTGGGCTCCCATCGTCACCGCATACACGATGAGCGCGATGATTACCGGATGTGCCTTCATAGATCCGGGGAGAAGGGATACTCTAGAAACCCTGTTTTCCATTTTCTCCAATCTCCTTCACAAATTATAGACAGCTATTTTCCGGCGATGGGTGACAGCCGATCGCCGACAATACCACCGTCCTCGATCGCGGTCACACGGCTCATGTTCGTTGTGTCCCAGGTGAACAGATTCGCCCCCGCAAAACCCGCATCAAGAAAATCCTGCCGCCATGCGTGCAGTTCTTGCGCCGCCGTAATGGTATTCGGCTGTTCCTTTCGGTGAGTCCCGAATTCACCGAGTATGGTCGGTTTTACTGCGCGTTCAGCGATCTGTGCAAAATCAAGTTCTTCAAGTATCTGTCGAGGTGTAGCGGGATTACTTTTACTGATATAGGCATGGAAATCGACCACATCGAGCCAGGCATAGAGCAACCGGAAGCGCGGCGGCCATAATTTATTTTTCATGTCTATAGGAAGAAGCCCTGCTGTTTCGAGTCCTGCTTTACGCACAGCCCCGTGGCTAAAGACGCTCACCGATACCAGCGCCTGCGGATCAACGGACCGTACCGCCTTACGCCCTGTACAGAATGAGTTTGAAAAGTTCGCATCGGCACAAGCCTGTCGCGAATTGGGCAATGACATATCAAAGATGCCGGCAGCGGTTCCAACAACTCCGCGGCTCATGCTGAAGGGTTTTTGCTCGGTGGAAAATGACGGTTCATTGCTGATTTCCCAGCAGAAAACAGTCTGCAGATGTCCTCGATCCTTTACCGCACGGACAACACGTTCGATATATTGCCGTTTCGCCTCGATCGCCCCGGCAGCCATGTCCTCTCGATTCATGGGGTCAACATCGGGTGAACCATTCGTGGCAAGGCTGAGATAATAGGCGCTGTCCGGATAGCCGTCGAGAACCACTTGTACATGCAGCCAGTGATCCCGCGCTCTGTCAAGGAAATCGAAGAAATTCGACATGTAAACAGAATTGAGCTCCCCCGTAGAATTCGTCAGTATGACCACCGGCTCAATGATATGACGTACGAATATCCGTCCTTTAAATATAAATACACGTACGACCGTGTAACCCTTTGCTGACATATCTGTAAGTGTTCTATCCATGCGTCCGGGGTCATAAAACCCGCGGCTAAAAAGCGCGTGGTCAGGCGTTTTTTCGGGACCAGCCAAAAGGACCAGAGAATTGCCGATAGGCATGAAGGTGCGGCTGCCCGTGCTGTCGACTGCGGTAAAGCGGCAACCGTCTGGTCCGGGGGATGTCATGATACGCGGTAACTGTGTGCCGGCAAGAAGACAATGCTCCCAAAGGATCATTACCGCGAGCATAGCTGGAAATATCGTTTTAAGATGTTCGATGGGAGACTTCATCGATGTCCTCCTCAAGAAATTATCAAAGTTATCATACGACTATGCATGCTTTCATTATACAATGTTCCGCTTTTTACGCATTATCCAATTCCGTTATTTTCTTGACTTTTTCCGTGCTTTTCGGCACGGACTAAAACGACTGCTTTCCTCCGATACTGTGCCGGGGCGAACCCTGTAGTCGCTTTGAATATCCGGTTGAAATACGGAACGTTGCGGTAGCCGGACGCGAACGCGATGTCCGTTATGCTCTTTGCGGTCGACCTGAGAAGCCGGCACGCCTCGCGGATACGCATCTCGTTCATATATTCGGTGAAATAGAATCCGGTGCCGCGCTTGAACACTTTTGAGAAGTGATCGCATGACAGCCCGGCGGCTTCCGCGGCATGGGCGAGCGAAACATCCCCGGCGATGTTGGCATGAATATAGGCGAGCGAGCGTTCGATGCTGTCGGATACCGGCGTCGTACGACGATCCGATCCGGCGATATCGCGCCCGATGAGCGACAGTATTTCGATGACCAGACCGCGGATATGCGCTTTCGCGTACGGCCGCTCGCGGACGCTTTCCTCGGCGAGCGTATCGACGATTCGCTGGATCTGTACGAACAACGGGGGCGAAGCAAGGTGCATGATGAAGCCGCCGCTATCACCGCGGACAAAGGCGTCAAGAAGGAGCGAACCTTCCCCGAGAACAGGGAGAATGTCCTTCACGAGCGATCGCTGAAGCTGCACGTATCGGATATGCACCGGCTCGACGGCCTGCCATGCATGCGGTTCGTACTGATTACAGATAACAATGGACGTTTTTCGGAAACGGAACCTGCCGCGCCGGGATTTATAGTACCCGCTCCCCGCGATACAGACGGCGACCTCGTAATAGGTATGCTCATTCCAGAACGAGGTGCCCTGCTCCACGCGGGAGCTGAATACCCGGACCTCGCCGGGCATGCCGTGCAGAACGACACGCCGAGCCATGATGCGTACCGTCTCCCGCAGGCCTACTTGAACGTCGGGATGACAATACCCTCGAGTATCACCTTCTGCGCCATGAGGAAGATGACGAGCGTCGGTATCGACGTAATGACGAGCGAGGCCATAAGCATCGGCACCGAGGCGTACTGCTGATATTCATAGAGGAACACCATGAGCGTCCACATCTTGGGGTCCTGACAGGTGAGGAAGGCATGCATGAACGCGCCGTACGCATTCGTGAACGCATTGAGCGCTATCACCGCCAGGATGGGTCTTGACAGCGGCAGTGTTACGTTCATGAACAGCTGCACCTCGTTGGCACCGTCAATAAGACCCGCCTCGTAGATCTCAGGCGGTATCGCATCGAAAAAGCCCTTAAGCAGGAATATTCCGTAGCCGTTGGCAAGCCCCGGGAGTATGAGCGCCCAGAAACTGTTCATAAGCGTTACCGACAGAGGCACATCGTACTGCTTGGCTATCGTCGGTACGAGCCACCCGGCGAGGAATATCGTGACCCCGAGCCCGACCGTGGCCGCGAGCCAGAGCGGTATGCGTATCTTCGCTTTCACGAGGTTCTGCACGAGCACGATGAAGAAAAGCACCGACACTGCGACCGTCAATATCTGAATGAGCGGGAACGATTTCACCGATAGGAAATTCGGTATCATGAGCACTTCCGCCGGAAAGGCCATCGTCGTCAGGAGGAAGAGCAGTATGTAATGCGATTCCTTCAACCGGAATCGCGACATCGCATATGCTGCCATGGGATTCACCGTGAGCGCTGTTAATATCGACAGGACTATATAGATGACGGTGACCATGAGCGAATAACCGTGCAGGAAGATGAAATTGAAACCCTGCTTGAAATTATACGCGAAGTATATCCAGCGCATGCCGCCTTTGTTCTTGAGGAACCAGCTGTACTGGTAGGCCGCATAGGGAATACGCACTTCATCCATGCTCGCATACATCGTCCCATAGGCCTTGTTCACGCCTTCGACAGAACCGTACTTCTTCGCAAGCATGTCGCGGAACGATGTCTCCGGGCGTACGAGCGAGAGCGCCCCGCTTGGGCAATATTTGCTGATAAAGACGTTCCAC
The genomic region above belongs to Spirochaetota bacterium and contains:
- a CDS encoding ABC transporter ATP-binding protein — its product is MKPLIHLSRLSKTYQVGDSLIHALREINLSIYKGEYVAIRGHSGSGKSTLMNILGCLDQSTSGTYILNNVNVESLSDDQLSDIRNREIGFVFQTFNLFMRKNVYFNVSLPLTYSHRTAAPGRERVLAMIEKVGLSERIHHKPNELSGGQRQRVAIARALVTSPSLILADEPTGNLDSTTSREIMKIFDSLHKEGCTIIIVTHEADIAAHCKRQVFISDGRLSEGKPKRVRA
- a CDS encoding ABC transporter permease subunit, coding for MPLVSTVGRKSAKVRLLLLALYLILIGGAITMVYPFLLMVTMSTTGNADSVEYRLLPRYWGSDAYLFKKYTLDLSPDCVYVSQGPYRTTPVFSELSVWFGKDHWFTSLDVEDNDLGPVMKTPEAYRKAMAADCEAFIANCPVEFKFPLFLRDSSSPYNLRSQYINWLMAKYGSVEKVNRAHGETYEQRDDIRFSPQNQHRRPDTNVMHMRDSLAFLATLTPNQVSLFSADGILYGYLQRTKLAVPASYRGVTNRYGQINKASISYDDLMAGKLGLDIRERFLRSAPTRFIRIDTVQAGDAWRTYLMKRRTAYFPLSERLPFIDAQMGVWNVFISKYCPSGALSLVRPETSFRDMLAKKYGSVEGVNKAYGTMYASMDEVRIPYAAYQYSWFLKNKGGMRWIYFAYNFKQGFNFIFLHGYSLMVTVIYIVLSILTALTVNPMAAYAMSRFRLKESHYILLFLLTTMAFPAEVLMIPNFLSVKSFPLIQILTVAVSVLFFIVLVQNLVKAKIRIPLWLAATVGLGVTIFLAGWLVPTIAKQYDVPLSVTLMNSFWALILPGLANGYGIFLLKGFFDAIPPEIYEAGLIDGANEVQLFMNVTLPLSRPILAVIALNAFTNAYGAFMHAFLTCQDPKMWTLMVFLYEYQQYASVPMLMASLVITSIPTLVIFLMAQKVILEGIVIPTFK
- a CDS encoding glycosyl hydrolase family 28 protein — protein: MKAHPVIIALIVYAVTMGAQQYDVTSFGAVGDAVSLDTAAIQRTIDACADGGGGKVVFPKGVYLSGSIVLKSKVTLLVTPEATLLGSKNIQDYSTGRLLQANGASDITIEGGGTIDGQGDSFWVKKDKEYVGEPWHGTAQFNYTAQKRPSFIHLLRSTNIIIRNITLTNSASWTVHMQRCMNVLAENVTIRNFLYGPNTDGFDVNSCVDVTIRGCDIITGDDGIVLKSTEPGHDHPSRNILAERCRIWSACNGLKIGTETHDSFENIVFRDIHLYSDTDIALDRTLAGVAIESVDGSHLSGIFVSNITMSNMKAPIFIRLGHRGRDQVAPKVPGKIENVVMKNITAKRSMFTSSITGIPGYSVGNGISLSGITLEYEGGEGTGSVRRDVPDKECVAKYPEAQMFGQLPAYGLYIRHAKGISVSDMYLSYLEADARPAIILDDVRASTIERAAARSSTGEHPFIWAIDSREITVRGCSAPPGVKTFVTVEGDGASAAMVTLTDNRIPAGVTPLAVRSAEDVLAELPLFTERSRGVVVIDPTRMKIVAPMTVNRDPSFPTACIETPAAKARDAGFAQCRFTVSEDGEYVIRVRAFSARGEEDTFYASVDGGEISVSDVLKKGEWAWDFVRSRVNDKTVPEARTTYRLTKGTHILKIQNRESGTKIGTIVVMEKDAVCELNGL
- a CDS encoding extracellular solute-binding protein, with amino-acid sequence MNKITAFIKSYIGLLAIGAAFIISAFVVYLNNSEPSEDVYTVTKGDTVASIAAAYKTTAERIVDLNYPDVDEKAALTPGMRLKVPRGAGSKQMTIRIAHWSLEPGARDGLNFMAAEYHKLYPNVRVVQEAIPEATYGQWFTTQMVGGTPADLMRDGMVAYPLLVSYYMRYFTPMTEYVMAPNPYNRNNEFRDVSLRDTMKDGLRNCYIPEMQEYMAIGLTLHIVRMFYNKTMLKRYTGSDVPPATFREFIDVCGKVEQYKFFDTKAKRAITGHSNAMRTLGKEMDALADGSADRMKLSVKMREHADAVSAIERGLTSLTPIANSRYHMNQIEANLFNVITTKARNLIDFDHDCTVSVVEQYAGMKGKKIDMDYGPYRAKFDIVSNYCRFSIPGFSGLNRDDAVMFFVQQRSLFIPTGTWDAGMLERQASDNGFEVGVMDFPYPGPDSPELYRYFEGPAYEDPVSSFRFACATPEGNPERQRVAIDFLLFMAAKENNIKLNGIIGWNPNIVGGIPDVGLLKGFHPHADGVVPAMNFQIGGESTIKWQQIYALFWVGQISYEKFCADFVPFYLSRGYQDYITMNKNWRRSLHTDEKLASMLRVKGFLSADTAKNTEQWVKYRYAAARPLVREMNVSYERALLVNADRGKDAIPTAYEYAPAVKARYGMH
- a CDS encoding TolC family protein; amino-acid sequence: MVSPFCARVCALFICVSAAVIAAEKQFFALPEVEKIVLLRNADAIIASNGLIINRNKYQSAVNKFFLPDIRLSVTSPLSLDGNYSSTDNSYVLGTNYYLVGTLALEEKLPWDMLIRVEASYKFSGLPSVSNGFSGRVTVTQPFLKRNDDGYAVDAAQKDYQYSLRSFVQNERDLIYSTESAYYDLVTSEISLSSTRRRLTRSATNLIDTGNKYKAGLINEITYLRLTQNYKKSLAAFEGQQQAHRTLKSSMALLMGNTNLDFAIDLSLPFTLIEYEKERSITRSISNDVTLLSYDIAVWKEKLALEKALNAYDPNGSVSLTAARDYHANYDIGVTFSLSTAIFERFQRGIAVESSALAVSNSMLLASERRKTVQSMIDKNIDNLSNIRRNIEINEESFAIAKKSLAIDEERFTLGLISADTLIKTEDDYYENELALLTQKAAYLKAISYLENKFWMVRAAAPATNR
- a CDS encoding AraC family transcriptional regulator; its protein translation is MARRVVLHGMPGEVRVFSSRVEQGTSFWNEHTYYEVAVCIAGSGYYKSRRGRFRFRKTSIVICNQYEPHAWQAVEPVHIRYVQLQRSLVKDILPVLGEGSLLLDAFVRGDSGGFIMHLASPPLFVQIQRIVDTLAEESVRERPYAKAHIRGLVIEILSLIGRDIAGSDRRTTPVSDSIERSLAYIHANIAGDVSLAHAAEAAGLSCDHFSKVFKRGTGFYFTEYMNEMRIREACRLLRSTAKSITDIAFASGYRNVPYFNRIFKATTGFAPAQYRRKAVVLVRAEKHGKSQENNGIG